In Litorilinea aerophila, the sequence TGGCGAAGGTTGGCCATGAGCATAGGTCTCCTCCTTTCTGTGTTCTGGCATCCACCGATTGCATCGATGACTTCGCTATGGTTCCTTTATGGGGATCTATCGCGCAGAAACGTTATAGGGAAGTTAGTGCGCCCGGGCTGAATGTTAGCCTTCCATTGGAGGTATGCAAGCGTTTTGTCTGCACCGTGGGACGGAGATGGAGGGGGCTAGCCCGATTTTTGCTCCATCAGCTTGACGAAGAGGGGGCTGGAGCCCAGCTGGATGCCGTCCACGGCCACTTCGATGGCATACTCGCCGGCTTCCTTGAACTCCAGGGTGTTGGCGTTGACGATCATATTCACCGCGCCGCTCATGCCGCCGCCCAGCTTGATGACCACATGGCCGGCCACATTCAGAATGGGCCGGCCATCCGCGTCGATGACCATGATGCGCACCGTGTGGTCTCCCTCCTCGATGCGGGAAACCCGGAAGCGCATGACGATGGCGCAGTGAGGATAGCGAAAGGGCAGGGCGGGCACCAGCAAGGAGTCGGTCGCCCCCAGGATGTTCAGGCGCCCGCCGTATTCCGTCGCCGCATCGCAAAAGGTCAGGATCTCCAGTTGCATGGTCGCGCTCCCCCCTGTGCCGGGGCCGCTGCTGGATGGTGAATGGGCCGGGCGCCGGCGCCGTCAGGGCGTGGTCTGGGCGGCATCGGCCGTGCCTGTCTCGATGGTGGGGACAATGCCAGGGCCGGGCAGAACCAGGGTGGGGATGGTACCTTCCGGCGTGAAGATGATCTTGTCGCTGGGCTGGAGCGCGCTGGCGTTGGCCTGGACCATCATGAGCTGGAGATAGCCGGGGTTGGCCGCGTAGAGTTCGGCCAGGGCCAGTTGCACCGCGATCTCCGCCTTGGCCTTTTCCGTGGCCGCGCGGGCCCGGGCGCTCTGGATCTCCAGATCCAGCTGGGCCGCCAGCAGCTCGTTTTCCTTCTCTGCCTGGATGATGGCCCGCTCTGCCTCCACCCGGGCCAGCTCGTTG encodes:
- a CDS encoding DUF6941 family protein translates to MQLEILTFCDAATEYGGRLNILGATDSLLVPALPFRYPHCAIVMRFRVSRIEEGDHTVRIMVIDADGRPILNVAGHVVIKLGGGMSGAVNMIVNANTLEFKEAGEYAIEVAVDGIQLGSSPLFVKLMEQKSG